The proteins below are encoded in one region of Enhydrobacter sp.:
- a CDS encoding autotransporter assembly complex family protein: MRWPTEGFWLGRASVVVAAMLLACGVAEARTGQISLTVTGDKEMADELKQLSEDLDKDQPLSGDSLSLLQAAQARRSRLVSALRSRGYYDSQVTATVGNQPIDEASALDAIDSQPETAKTDFQIRIATGPVYRVADLNIDGPQDVVGPTVLDRNKLPLKPGQPADAATIINTENQILDQVRGRGYALAKVSRREVVINHATREAYVTYHLQTGPEATMGPVHFSGTQEIDTTYLQKRVPFKQGEPYAPDKVTALRDKLNALGVFSAVRIKPATSLDAKGELPIDVDLEDRPSHSIGFGAAYETILGFSANAYWLDRNLFGEAESLRLSAIVNHIGQGAIPDDLGYGFRADFLKPDWWVAGQDATASAQALREVYPAYTRKAVLFGVGLNRTISEHWRVSAGLSYEASQIEQSGTTAYYQLFGVPLSATLNEANSDLDPTRGYKVVLNVTPYADLEHSNDLFAITKVVGTTYLDVSGDGRSVVAARAAFGSIPGGTNTMVPPDKLFYAGGGGSIRGFTYQSAGPRDAFNNPVGGASLIEGSLEFRQRIGQSFGAVVFVDAGGAYSKTLPDFSEMSPRIGTGVGVRYYTAFGPARLDVGFPLNKRAGDAPFGIYVSIGQAF, translated from the coding sequence ATGCGATGGCCGACCGAAGGCTTCTGGCTCGGTCGAGCGTCGGTCGTGGTGGCGGCGATGCTGCTGGCTTGCGGCGTGGCCGAGGCGCGCACCGGTCAGATCTCCCTCACGGTGACGGGCGACAAGGAGATGGCGGACGAGCTGAAGCAGCTCTCGGAGGACCTGGACAAGGACCAGCCGCTGTCAGGCGATTCCCTGTCGCTTCTGCAGGCGGCGCAGGCGCGCCGGTCCCGGCTCGTATCGGCGCTGCGCTCGCGCGGCTACTACGACTCGCAGGTCACCGCCACGGTCGGCAACCAGCCGATCGACGAGGCGAGTGCGCTCGATGCGATCGACAGCCAGCCGGAAACGGCGAAGACCGATTTCCAGATCAGGATCGCGACCGGGCCGGTCTATCGCGTGGCCGACCTGAACATCGACGGACCACAGGACGTGGTCGGTCCGACCGTGCTCGATCGCAACAAGCTTCCCCTCAAGCCCGGCCAGCCGGCGGACGCGGCCACGATCATCAATACCGAGAACCAGATCCTCGACCAGGTGCGCGGCCGCGGCTATGCGCTCGCCAAGGTCTCGCGGCGCGAGGTCGTGATCAATCACGCCACGCGCGAGGCCTACGTCACCTACCATCTGCAGACGGGCCCCGAGGCGACCATGGGTCCGGTCCATTTCTCCGGCACCCAGGAGATCGACACCACCTACCTGCAGAAGCGTGTGCCGTTCAAGCAGGGCGAGCCCTATGCGCCGGACAAGGTGACGGCGCTGCGCGACAAGCTCAACGCGCTGGGCGTGTTCAGCGCGGTCCGGATAAAGCCCGCGACCAGCCTCGACGCCAAGGGAGAGCTGCCGATCGATGTCGACCTGGAGGATCGGCCGTCGCATTCGATCGGCTTCGGCGCGGCCTACGAGACCATCCTTGGCTTCAGCGCCAACGCCTACTGGCTGGACCGCAACCTGTTCGGCGAGGCCGAGAGCCTGCGTTTGTCGGCGATCGTGAACCATATCGGCCAGGGCGCGATCCCCGACGATCTCGGCTACGGCTTCCGGGCGGACTTCCTCAAGCCCGACTGGTGGGTGGCGGGCCAGGACGCCACCGCGTCGGCCCAGGCGCTGCGCGAGGTCTATCCGGCCTATACACGCAAGGCTGTGCTGTTCGGGGTCGGGCTCAATCGCACGATATCGGAGCACTGGCGCGTGTCGGCGGGCCTCAGCTACGAAGCCTCGCAGATCGAGCAGTCGGGCACCACAGCCTACTATCAATTGTTCGGCGTGCCGCTCTCGGCGACGCTGAACGAGGCCAACAGCGATCTCGACCCGACCCGGGGCTACAAGGTCGTGCTCAATGTCACGCCCTATGCCGACCTCGAGCACAGCAACGACCTGTTCGCCATCACCAAGGTGGTCGGCACGACCTATCTCGACGTAAGCGGCGATGGCCGCAGCGTGGTCGCGGCCCGCGCCGCCTTCGGCTCCATTCCGGGCGGCACCAATACCATGGTGCCGCCGGACAAGCTGTTCTATGCCGGCGGCGGTGGCTCCATCCGCGGCTTCACCTATCAGTCGGCCGGGCCGCGCGATGCGTTCAACAATCCGGTCGGCGGCGCCAGCCTCATCGAAGGCAGCCTCGAGTTCAGGCAACGCATCGGCCAGTCGTTCGGCGCGGTCGTCTTCGTCGATGCCGGCGGCGCCTATTCCAAGACTTTGCCCGACTTCTCCGAGATGAGCCCCCGTATCGGCACCGGCGTCGGCGTGCGCTATTATACGGCCTTCGGCCCGGCGCGCCTCGATGTCGGCTTCCCGCTCAACAAGCGCGCGGGTGACGCGCCCTTCGGCATCTATGTCAGCATTGGACAGGCGTTCTGA
- a CDS encoding translocation/assembly module TamB domain-containing protein: MRWLRITAWTAGGIVIAVALLLAALQTAPGKRMLANAVSSMASSADSRLEISDISGFIPTDLRVAKIAMSDSDGIWLSIEDARLDWSFASLFTGQLKIDELSARKIEALRPPLPSKASSPSGSSGGTSLPFGVDLDRLAVADLHIGAPLGGGIDSHWKLDGNALVSDRDQSHARLEMVRTDGPYGRLTANLGFNLQPFSVDGEIGGEEAAGGVIAALIGRPDLDRVSFKLTAKGDRAAGNAVLDVSAGDAIRSSGNARWHPDGGATAISLDLSAVAPGLLDSPIARLLRTPVTLEGEAALDAAGIVSVRSLALAAGPARVDATGRYDPQKDQLQATIKVQAGEAGPLADLAGGVDWRNLRADLVADLTNVAKQPQGTATLTASIDDLAAKSLGERGPPPQHMELAAKVDAQPDGRLVVQSLDLSSPLLALKGNADYQPSTKAGNGRIALDLPDLAPLSGLAGVQIGGHGHLDLDLSTRSSGSRVAWRGKFDELSVPDMPPDLQRKTLTLNGAAALQKDRAWRLDGVRLEAEGMTFTVSGHGRDRTGELDLALDLPRLGLLQAGMSGAASANSKVTLTPNGGDVHATVDLSDLSRAGITSRHLALTLDASLEGEAARGSIKAQGDLAGQPLGLSGSFSRNADGGLHVPTLQGSWASAVVDVKDLAVAPGRATGSGHLKMARLEELAPIVGTPLAGALDLQIATQSDNPAGTVTIALRGDRLRAGSAGANALQLDASVADPFGAARTEATLKATGLAGVADLGSVNATVKGDRTAFDLALRAAGRTTNASLAARVEPGDVIRVALQRLDARYQGIPVVLNAPTQVTVAGSRVVVQPASLRLGGGRLSVGGTVDETASDLSVEIAALPLSLVEAFAPGTGVEGTLRAKLRATGALANPRIEASYSADGLRVKRPETALLPAFALRGTASVVDRQATFDATVSAGSGTRLGVKGKASIPQGSAPLAATVSLNGAVDIAPFAPALGDSIRNVAGTLSPNLSLTLKGGAIDGAGTIALSNAALSLPASGLRMTGGQANIALQGQALQLQSLTFHTARNGAISGRGTVQLDPAQGFPVDLGITTRNALLANRPDMIASVSSDIKVTGSTLNGFDVTGPVIIDRAEINIGGTQVANYPTIAVTEINGGNGSNAAPAKPAAAPSGKVAPKSPEAGGVRLALDINAPQAVFVRGRGLDAEVGGKFTVTGNPSAPAVLGNLTLRRGTFNLVGHQLNFTRGNVSLMNANTIDPELDFAATTVVNSTTIEVDITGTSRAPKIALTSSPPLPQDEAMAMLLFGKPSSGLSPFEILSAAQALAELTGQASAGGGGFLGRLRKGLGLDQLSINSSSSNAANASSGSTTSIQGGRYVAPGVYVGAQQGASGNSSRGIVEIEVLPHTKLEGSFGTDSNDKIGAKMEWDY, encoded by the coding sequence ATGCGCTGGTTGCGAATCACGGCTTGGACGGCGGGCGGCATCGTCATCGCCGTCGCGCTCCTGCTCGCCGCCTTGCAGACAGCGCCGGGCAAGCGGATGCTGGCGAACGCCGTGTCGTCGATGGCGTCCTCGGCCGACAGTCGACTGGAAATCTCGGATATCAGCGGATTCATTCCGACCGACCTTCGCGTGGCGAAGATCGCGATGTCCGATTCCGACGGGATCTGGCTCAGCATCGAGGATGCCCGCCTCGACTGGTCGTTCGCATCGCTGTTCACGGGCCAGTTGAAGATCGACGAGCTGAGCGCGCGGAAGATCGAGGCGCTGCGGCCGCCGCTTCCGTCGAAGGCATCATCCCCCAGCGGTTCGTCCGGCGGCACGAGCCTGCCGTTCGGCGTCGACCTCGATCGGCTCGCCGTCGCCGACCTGCATATCGGGGCGCCGCTTGGCGGTGGCATCGACTCGCACTGGAAGCTCGATGGCAATGCGCTGGTGAGCGATCGCGACCAGAGTCATGCCAGGCTCGAGATGGTGCGAACGGACGGGCCTTACGGCCGGCTCACCGCCAATCTCGGCTTCAATTTGCAGCCGTTCTCGGTCGACGGCGAGATAGGCGGCGAGGAAGCGGCCGGCGGCGTCATCGCGGCGTTGATCGGCCGGCCCGACCTCGATCGGGTGTCCTTCAAGCTCACCGCAAAGGGCGACAGGGCCGCCGGCAATGCCGTGCTCGACGTCTCCGCGGGTGATGCGATCCGCTCGAGCGGCAATGCGCGCTGGCATCCGGATGGTGGGGCGACGGCCATCTCTCTCGATTTGTCGGCGGTGGCACCGGGCCTGCTGGACAGTCCGATCGCGCGGCTCCTGCGCACGCCCGTTACGCTCGAGGGCGAGGCGGCTCTCGATGCGGCAGGCATCGTGTCGGTGCGATCGCTGGCGCTCGCGGCGGGGCCGGCGCGTGTCGATGCGACCGGGCGGTACGATCCGCAAAAGGATCAACTGCAGGCAACGATCAAGGTGCAGGCCGGCGAGGCGGGGCCGCTGGCCGATCTCGCCGGCGGCGTCGACTGGCGCAACCTGCGGGCGGATCTCGTGGCCGATCTCACCAATGTCGCCAAGCAACCGCAAGGCACGGCGACGTTGACGGCCTCGATCGACGACCTCGCGGCGAAAAGCCTCGGCGAACGCGGGCCGCCGCCGCAGCATATGGAACTGGCGGCGAAGGTCGATGCGCAGCCGGATGGCCGCCTGGTGGTCCAGTCGCTCGACCTCTCCTCGCCACTTCTCGCCCTGAAGGGCAATGCCGACTATCAGCCTTCCACCAAAGCCGGCAACGGCAGGATCGCGCTCGACTTGCCGGACCTCGCACCGCTCTCGGGCTTGGCCGGCGTCCAGATCGGCGGCCATGGGCACCTCGATCTCGACCTGTCGACGAGGAGCTCCGGATCGCGTGTCGCCTGGCGCGGCAAGTTCGACGAGCTCAGCGTGCCCGACATGCCGCCGGATCTGCAGCGGAAGACATTGACGCTGAATGGCGCCGCCGCGCTGCAGAAAGACCGGGCCTGGCGGCTCGACGGCGTGCGCCTCGAGGCGGAGGGGATGACCTTCACGGTCTCGGGCCATGGCCGCGACCGAACCGGCGAGCTCGATCTTGCGCTCGATTTGCCGCGCCTTGGCCTGCTGCAGGCCGGCATGAGCGGGGCGGCATCCGCCAACAGCAAGGTGACGTTGACGCCCAATGGCGGCGATGTGCATGCCACAGTCGATCTCAGCGATCTGAGCCGGGCCGGCATCACGTCGCGGCATCTCGCTCTCACGCTTGACGCGTCACTCGAAGGGGAAGCCGCGCGCGGCAGCATCAAGGCCCAGGGCGATCTTGCCGGCCAGCCGCTCGGCCTGAGCGGCAGTTTCTCGCGCAATGCCGACGGCGGGCTGCACGTGCCGACGCTTCAGGGAAGCTGGGCCAGCGCCGTGGTCGATGTGAAGGATCTCGCGGTGGCGCCCGGCCGCGCTACTGGAAGCGGCCATCTCAAGATGGCGCGGCTCGAGGAGCTTGCACCGATCGTGGGCACGCCGCTTGCGGGCGCCCTCGACCTCCAGATCGCTACCCAGTCCGACAATCCCGCGGGCACGGTGACCATCGCCTTGCGCGGCGATCGGCTGCGCGCCGGCTCCGCCGGAGCGAACGCGCTGCAGCTCGACGCATCGGTCGCCGATCCGTTCGGCGCGGCCAGGACCGAGGCGACGCTCAAGGCCACCGGCCTGGCCGGGGTGGCCGACCTCGGCAGCGTGAACGCGACGGTGAAGGGGGATCGGACGGCCTTCGACCTTGCCTTGCGGGCCGCCGGCCGGACAACGAACGCCAGCCTCGCGGCCCGGGTGGAACCCGGCGATGTCATCCGGGTCGCCCTGCAGCGACTCGATGCGCGCTACCAGGGCATCCCCGTCGTGCTCAATGCGCCGACGCAGGTGACGGTCGCCGGCTCGCGGGTGGTCGTTCAGCCGGCCTCGCTGCGGCTGGGCGGCGGACGCCTGTCGGTCGGCGGTACCGTCGACGAGACCGCAAGCGATCTCTCGGTCGAGATCGCGGCCCTGCCGCTTTCCCTGGTGGAGGCGTTCGCGCCCGGAACCGGCGTCGAGGGCACGCTGCGGGCCAAGCTGCGGGCCACGGGCGCCCTCGCCAATCCGCGAATCGAGGCCAGCTATTCGGCCGACGGCCTGCGGGTGAAGCGTCCCGAGACGGCCCTCCTGCCGGCGTTCGCGCTGCGCGGCACGGCCTCGGTGGTCGACCGCCAGGCGACGTTCGACGCGACTGTATCGGCGGGCAGCGGGACTCGCCTCGGCGTGAAGGGCAAGGCATCGATCCCGCAAGGCAGCGCACCGCTTGCCGCAACGGTCAGCCTCAACGGCGCCGTCGACATTGCGCCGTTCGCGCCGGCGCTCGGCGACAGCATCCGCAATGTCGCCGGCACGCTCAGCCCCAATCTCAGCCTCACGCTGAAGGGCGGTGCCATCGACGGCGCGGGCACCATCGCCCTCAGCAATGCCGCGCTTTCCCTGCCCGCGTCAGGGCTCAGGATGACCGGCGGGCAGGCAAACATCGCGCTACAAGGGCAGGCGCTGCAGCTCCAGAGCCTGACTTTCCATACCGCGCGAAACGGCGCCATCTCGGGCAGGGGCACCGTCCAGCTCGATCCGGCGCAGGGCTTTCCGGTCGACCTCGGCATCACGACGCGCAACGCCCTGCTCGCCAACCGGCCGGACATGATCGCGAGCGTGTCGAGCGACATCAAGGTGACGGGATCGACGCTCAACGGCTTCGATGTCACGGGCCCCGTGATCATCGATCGTGCCGAGATCAACATCGGCGGGACGCAGGTCGCGAACTATCCCACGATTGCGGTCACGGAGATCAATGGCGGCAATGGGTCCAACGCGGCACCGGCCAAGCCCGCCGCGGCGCCGTCGGGCAAGGTCGCGCCCAAGTCGCCGGAGGCGGGCGGCGTGCGGCTGGCGCTCGACATCAACGCGCCCCAGGCGGTGTTCGTGCGCGGCCGCGGCCTCGATGCCGAGGTCGGCGGCAAGTTCACCGTCACCGGCAATCCCTCGGCACCGGCCGTGCTGGGCAATCTCACCTTGCGGCGCGGCACCTTCAACCTGGTCGGGCATCAGCTCAATTTCACGCGCGGCAATGTCTCGTTGATGAACGCCAACACGATCGACCCCGAGCTCGACTTCGCCGCGACGACCGTCGTGAACTCGACCACGATCGAGGTCGACATCACCGGCACATCGCGCGCACCCAAGATCGCGCTCACCTCGTCGCCGCCCTTGCCGCAGGACGAGGCGATGGCGATGCTGCTGTTCGGCAAGCCGTCGTCGGGCCTGAGTCCGTTCGAGATCCTGAGCGCCGCGCAGGCGCTGGCCGAGCTGACGGGGCAGGCGTCGGCGGGCGGCGGCGGCTTCCTCGGCCGGCTCCGCAAGGGGCTGGGCCTCGACCAGCTTTCGATCAACTCGTCGTCCAGCAACGCGGCGAACGCCTCGTCCGGCAGCACGACATCGATCCAGGGCGGCCGCTATGTGGCGCCGGGCGTCTATGTCGGCGCGCAGCAGGGCGCGAGCGGCAATTCGAGCCGCGGCATCGTCGAGATCGAAGTCCTGCCGCATACCAAGCTCGAAGGCTCGTTCGGCACCGACTCCAACGACAAGATCGGCGCCAAGATGGAATGGGACTACTGA